The proteins below are encoded in one region of Bremerella sp. P1:
- a CDS encoding DUF1028 domain-containing protein yields MMNALKVTSVIAIPLLAVGLVYVTQPEKDRPAVTSSQATDPEVNTFSIVAYDPKTGDLGIAVASKVLGVGCIVPWGEAGRGAIATQSAANTAYGPEGLKLLKDKTADEVVQQLTNGDEGRAIRQLGIVDAQGRAASFTGEKCNAWAGHLMGEHFTVQGNLLAGEKVIQDMAAKYREASQKGEGELADWLMAALTAGDDAGGDRRGKQSAALMVYRKEAGYGGNDRYIDLRVDDHAEPVTELARLLEVHKNFFAGSHRRVPSTEEASKD; encoded by the coding sequence ATGATGAACGCTCTCAAGGTAACTTCCGTAATCGCTATTCCCCTTTTGGCTGTCGGGCTAGTGTATGTGACGCAGCCTGAGAAAGATCGCCCCGCGGTGACTTCCTCGCAGGCGACCGACCCGGAGGTGAATACGTTTTCGATCGTCGCCTACGATCCGAAGACTGGGGATCTGGGGATTGCCGTGGCAAGTAAAGTGCTGGGCGTCGGCTGCATTGTCCCCTGGGGTGAGGCCGGTCGAGGGGCGATCGCCACACAGTCGGCGGCGAATACGGCTTATGGACCTGAGGGATTAAAGCTGCTGAAGGATAAGACGGCCGATGAGGTCGTGCAGCAACTAACCAATGGCGATGAAGGCCGGGCCATTCGTCAGTTGGGGATCGTCGATGCGCAAGGGAGAGCTGCCAGCTTCACCGGCGAGAAGTGCAATGCCTGGGCAGGTCACCTGATGGGAGAGCACTTTACCGTGCAGGGCAACTTGTTGGCCGGTGAGAAGGTGATTCAGGATATGGCGGCCAAGTATCGTGAGGCCAGTCAAAAGGGCGAAGGAGAGCTGGCCGACTGGTTGATGGCCGCTTTGACCGCCGGTGACGATGCGGGTGGAGACCGACGCGGCAAGCAATCGGCTGCGCTGATGGTCTACCGGAAAGAGGCTGGCTATGGAGGAAACGATCGCTACATCGACCTCCGCGTCGACGACCATGCCGAACCGGTCACGGAACTTGCCCGACTGCTGGAAGTGCACAAGAACTTCTTTGCCGGTTCGCATCGTCGTGTGCCATCAACTGAGGAAGCATCGAAAGACTAA